From Staphylococcus sp. IVB6214:
ACTGTAAAACGTGTATTGATAAATTGACCTTGCTCAGCTTCATCTACAATCGCAATCGCATAGTCTGCATAACTAATATAGCTGTCCCCTTTTGCGTTAACGATCACGTTGTCTTTGCCTAATTGATACGTACCTGTACGTTTTCCTTCATAGTCAAAGTCAGCTGCCGGACTTAAAAATGTCCATGTCATGTCTGTTGTTTTTTCTAAAATCTCTAAGTTACGCAATGAACCGATTGCTGTCGGTTTGAATATTTCTGGGAACTCAGGTGTCTCAAGTAAACGTGTTGTTTTGTCTTCATCTACAAATAAGCTTCCCGCTCCTCCTACAACAATGACTCTTACCTCCGTGCCTTTCGCAGCTTCAATTAATACATTCCCGGCATCTACATGAATTTGTTCTTCACCCAATGGCGCACCAAATGCATTGATAACCACATCAAAATCTTTAAGGTCACTTTGCGTTAAATCAAAGATGTCTTTCTCAATCACTGCAACGTTATCGTTCGTCACTTTTGCTTTATTACGTACAATCGCTGTGA
This genomic window contains:
- a CDS encoding NAD(P)-dependent oxidoreductase, which codes for MKLGIIGASGKLGQLITKEAVDRGHEVTAIVRNKAKVTNDNVAVIEKDIFDLTQSDLKDFDVVINAFGAPLGEEQIHVDAGNVLIEAAKGTEVRVIVVGGAGSLFVDEDKTTRLLETPEFPEIFKPTAIGSLRNLEILEKTTDMTWTFLSPAADFDYEGKRTGTYQLGKDNVIVNAKGDSYISYADYAIAIVDEAEQGQFINTRFTVVGEVE